One region of Intestinimonas massiliensis (ex Afouda et al. 2020) genomic DNA includes:
- a CDS encoding dihydroorotate dehydrogenase electron transfer subunit, which yields MPIQALCTVAEAVKLNAFAFSLTLDVGEELAGQVSCGQFIHIKCGHSRLLRRPISICDWMGDTLRVVFEVRGEGTEWLSRRKAGDKLDVLGPLGRGFDVSGKKLLVVGGGIGVPPLLGCAKYAASRGGEVHACLGFRDEGHLMLTGDFAEYCRCLHVISDDGSTGRKGFVTELVEEFLAAEACAGDACTACCGAPARPVILACGPRPMLKGVAALAERYGVPCQVSLEERMGCGVGACLVCACKTADGRMKHVCKDGPVFDSREVDWND from the coding sequence ATGCCGATTCAAGCCCTCTGCACCGTGGCGGAAGCGGTGAAGCTCAATGCATTTGCCTTCTCCCTCACCCTGGACGTGGGGGAGGAGCTGGCCGGTCAGGTCTCCTGCGGCCAGTTTATCCACATCAAGTGTGGTCACTCCCGCCTGCTCCGGCGGCCCATCTCCATCTGCGACTGGATGGGGGACACCCTGCGGGTGGTCTTTGAGGTCCGGGGCGAGGGCACCGAGTGGCTCTCCCGCCGGAAGGCCGGCGACAAGCTGGACGTTCTGGGCCCCCTGGGCCGGGGCTTCGACGTGTCCGGGAAAAAGCTGCTGGTGGTGGGGGGCGGCATCGGCGTGCCCCCGCTGCTGGGCTGCGCCAAGTACGCCGCCTCCCGGGGCGGAGAAGTCCACGCCTGCCTGGGCTTCCGGGACGAGGGACATCTGATGCTCACCGGGGACTTTGCGGAATACTGCCGCTGCCTGCATGTCATCAGCGATGACGGTTCCACCGGCCGGAAGGGCTTCGTCACCGAGCTGGTGGAGGAATTCCTGGCCGCCGAAGCCTGTGCCGGGGACGCCTGCACCGCCTGCTGCGGCGCGCCGGCAAGGCCGGTGATCCTGGCCTGCGGCCCCAGACCCATGCTGAAAGGCGTGGCCGCCCTGGCGGAGCGGTACGGCGTGCCCTGCCAGGTCTCCCTGGAGGAGCGCATGGGCTGCGGCGTGGGGGCCTGCCTGGTCTGCGCCTGTAAGACGGCGGACGGCCGGATGAAGCATGTGTGCAAGGACGGCCCCGTCTTTGACAGCCGGGAGGTGGACTGGAATGACTGA
- the pyrF gene encoding orotidine-5'-phosphate decarboxylase — protein sequence MSFDALQEKIRAKKNPTVAGLDPKPEQIPPHILKASYETYGETLQGAAEAVWTFNQGLIDALCDVVPAVKPQAAYYERLGWRGLEVMERTIAYAREKDLFVIADIKRGDIGSTAQAYADAWLGETRVGEASHPVFNADCVTLNGYMGSDTIEPFVEACKAGDKCLFLLVKTSNPGSGELQNMVAGDRLVYKVMGDMTAKLGKGTEGRYGFHLAGAVVGATYPSDMRELRRRLEHTFFLVPGYGAQGGTAEDVQYAFNKYGHGAIVNASRSIMCAWQKTGRDGTDYQEAARAAAVAMRDDIRKYVTIV from the coding sequence ATGTCGTTCGACGCACTACAGGAGAAGATCCGGGCGAAGAAAAATCCCACCGTGGCGGGGCTGGACCCCAAGCCGGAGCAGATCCCGCCCCATATCCTCAAAGCCAGCTATGAGACGTACGGCGAGACCCTCCAGGGGGCGGCCGAGGCCGTCTGGACGTTTAATCAGGGACTCATCGACGCTTTGTGCGACGTGGTGCCCGCCGTAAAGCCCCAGGCCGCCTACTACGAACGGCTGGGCTGGCGGGGCCTGGAGGTGATGGAGCGCACCATCGCCTATGCCCGGGAAAAGGACCTCTTTGTCATCGCCGACATCAAGCGGGGGGACATCGGCTCCACCGCCCAGGCCTACGCCGACGCCTGGCTGGGGGAAACCCGGGTGGGGGAGGCGTCCCACCCAGTGTTTAACGCCGACTGCGTCACGCTCAACGGCTATATGGGCTCCGACACCATCGAGCCCTTCGTGGAGGCCTGCAAGGCCGGGGACAAATGCCTGTTCCTGCTGGTCAAGACCTCCAACCCCGGCTCCGGGGAGCTGCAGAATATGGTGGCCGGGGACCGGCTGGTCTACAAGGTCATGGGGGACATGACCGCCAAGCTGGGGAAGGGCACCGAGGGCAGGTACGGCTTCCATCTGGCCGGGGCGGTGGTGGGGGCCACCTATCCCTCCGACATGCGGGAGCTGCGCAGACGTCTGGAGCACACCTTCTTTCTGGTGCCCGGCTACGGTGCCCAGGGCGGCACCGCCGAGGACGTGCAGTACGCCTTCAACAAATACGGCCACGGAGCCATCGTCAACGCCTCCCGGTCCATCATGTGTGCCTGGCAGAAGACCGGCAGGGACGGCACGGACTACCAGGAGGCGGCCAGAGCCGCCGCCGTGGCCATGCGGGACGACATCCGGAAGTATGTGACCATCGTATAG
- a CDS encoding dihydroorotase, with protein sequence MKLLIRKGRVVDPVGGIGGVMDILVEDGRVAVIGSELTAPSARVIDARGLTVCAGLVDMHVHLREPGFEYKETIQTGCLAAARGGFTSIAPMPNTRPATDCPERIALVRQKAAQACGVHVWPIGAVTWGQKGQALTDAAALKKAGAVALSDDGMPVQNANLLRDALIRCRRQELTILSHCEDADMVKNYAVNEGRVSRALGLPGRPAIAEELQVMRDAMLAEETGAAVHICHISTARSVEIVRQFKKKGVPITCETCPQYFALTEDELLSRGTLARVNPPLRTRLDVEGILAGLKDGTIDVIATDHAPHSAEEKARPLPEAPSGMVGLETALAVTLTSLYHTGVMDLSDILRKMTINPAFILRIPKGRLSLGGGADFTIFDPDEEWTVDPEQFASKGRNTPFAGRTLKGRVKYTIVDGKIIYQEGK encoded by the coding sequence GTGAAGCTATTGATCCGAAAGGGCCGCGTGGTGGACCCGGTGGGAGGCATCGGCGGCGTCATGGACATTCTCGTGGAGGACGGCCGGGTGGCGGTGATCGGCAGTGAGTTGACCGCGCCGTCCGCCCGGGTCATTGATGCGCGGGGGCTGACGGTATGCGCCGGACTGGTGGACATGCACGTCCACCTGCGGGAGCCCGGCTTTGAGTACAAGGAGACCATACAGACCGGCTGCCTGGCAGCCGCCAGGGGAGGGTTCACTTCCATCGCGCCCATGCCCAATACCCGCCCCGCCACCGACTGCCCCGAGCGCATCGCCCTGGTGCGGCAGAAGGCGGCGCAGGCCTGTGGGGTCCACGTGTGGCCCATCGGCGCAGTGACCTGGGGGCAGAAGGGACAGGCGCTCACCGATGCCGCCGCGCTGAAGAAAGCCGGAGCGGTGGCCCTGTCGGACGACGGGATGCCGGTGCAGAACGCCAACCTGCTGCGGGACGCCCTGATCCGGTGCAGACGGCAGGAGCTTACCATCCTGTCCCACTGTGAGGACGCCGATATGGTGAAAAATTACGCCGTCAATGAAGGCCGGGTCTCCCGGGCGCTGGGCCTGCCGGGCCGGCCCGCCATTGCGGAGGAGCTTCAGGTCATGCGGGACGCCATGCTGGCTGAGGAGACCGGAGCCGCCGTCCACATCTGCCACATCTCCACGGCCCGGTCGGTGGAGATCGTCCGGCAGTTTAAGAAAAAAGGAGTCCCCATCACCTGTGAGACCTGTCCTCAGTACTTCGCCCTGACCGAGGACGAGCTCCTGAGCCGGGGGACCCTGGCCCGGGTGAATCCGCCCCTGCGGACCCGGCTGGACGTGGAGGGGATTCTGGCGGGGCTGAAGGACGGCACCATCGACGTGATCGCCACCGACCACGCTCCCCACTCCGCCGAGGAGAAAGCCCGGCCTCTGCCCGAGGCCCCCAGCGGCATGGTGGGGCTGGAGACAGCTCTGGCTGTGACGCTCACCAGCCTTTACCACACCGGGGTGATGGACCTGTCGGACATCCTGCGCAAGATGACCATCAATCCGGCCTTTATTCTCCGCATCCCCAAGGGGCGGCTCAGTCTGGGCGGGGGAGCCGACTTCACCATTTTCGACCCGGACGAGGAGTGGACGGTGGACCCGGAGCAGTTTGCCTCCAAGGGCCGCAACACCCCCTTCGCCGGACGAACCCTGAAGGGCCGGGTCAAATACACCATCGTGGACGGAAAAATAATCTATCAGGAGGGCAAATAG